CACTTGATCCTAGATGACTGTGTCACCGAGGTCAAATGGGGCAATCTTCCCAACGTGTATGGGCAATTTGACCTGTGCCCATTTCTTTTTTCAAGCAAGTGAGTGATGGCGTTGGCACCATTTATGCTTCTATATCATTCAGAAACTTAATTGCTTCCCAACAAAATACAAAAAGGAGTGGAAACATGGAACCAACACCCAATGATTTCAAGCGCGACCTTGGCAACATCAAAGACAATCTAAAATCAGGCGCAGAAAATGTGCGAAAAAACGTAAAACAAGGGATTGAAGAAACGAACTGGAGAGAGAAATATGAAGATCTCCAAGAACAAATTCAATCACGCGCTAGCGATGCGGTTGATGCTTCTGAAGACTTTATTAAAGAGCATCCTTTTTATACAGTCTTAGGTGCTGCAGCAGTGGGATTGGTTGCAGGATTGTTGATTCGTGGTGGCAGAGATTAA
This is a stretch of genomic DNA from Bdellovibrio reynosensis. It encodes these proteins:
- a CDS encoding DUF883 family protein; translated protein: MEPTPNDFKRDLGNIKDNLKSGAENVRKNVKQGIEETNWREKYEDLQEQIQSRASDAVDASEDFIKEHPFYTVLGAAAVGLVAGLLIRGGRD